The DNA segment AGTGCCTGGGCCTCGTTCTGGTCGAGGTCGAGTTCGGGGTCGTTCTGGAGTTCCGCCGCGATCATCTCCTGGACCTGGGTCTGAATACCGTCGAACCGGACGGTGTACTCGAGATCGACCGTCGGCATCTGGCCGCTATCGTCGAACGAGTGTGACTCGAGCGTTACGTCAACCTGTCCGCCGAGCATAATCGCCTGCTGACGGTACTGGTCTTCCAGACTCTGTTTCGCTGCCTCCTCACTTTCCCACGCCTGTGGCTGGTAGACCGTCCGTTCCTCACTTACCTCCAGGTCGTAGGAGTCACCGTCCTGCGTAAGCCGCAGTTCCATGCCGCCAAACTCCTGAGCAGCCATCTCGTTCCCGGTTTCAGCGGTCATCGTCCCGCTCGAGGAGAACGTCGTTGCCGTCGTCTCGGTCGTCGCCTCGAGGTCGACGGACTGTTCTTGCTCGACCCAGTTGTCGGTCGACTCGACGAACGTGAAGTCGATGTTCGAACTGGCACTCGAGGACGTCTGTTCGATATCCGCGCTGAAGTCGAACGTCTCGAGATCCTCGGAGTCCTCCATATCGTAGAAGGTCAGATCGGCGGAACTCGCGACCACGTCGGGCGTCATGTGCATGGACATGTCACCGGTCATGCCGAGTTCTTCAGCCCCATCCTCGTCCATCTCCGAGAAGTCAGCGGTGTACAGCGCATGCATCAACCCGGTCTGGGTCTCGAGGCCGAACGAGCCGGCCAATGCCTGTGCGTCGGGGTCGTCACTGTGATCTTCCTCGTAAACGAGGACCGCGTCACCGCTCTCGTACACGTACACTTCGTCCGCCTGGTCAACGTCGCCAGGCGCCACTTCCTCCTGTGTCGACTCGAACGTCGACGGACCGGCACCGAAGGCCGCTACGCCCATGCTCGCGACGACGAGCAGCGCAACGAGTACAGCACCGATTTTTGTAGTTCGCATGATACTGATAACTAGAACACTTCGGAAGTATAATAGTTTCTGTGGCCACGAGTCGACATGTGACACACCAACAAGGCCATCTTGCGGGCGGTGGCCAGCGTCGTCGATTGGCACCGCAATTCGTCGCCCTTTTGCCCGCTGAACCCGCAGAACAGACCAGCCAATGGCTCGCTACCACATCGAAACCTACGGCTGCACCTCGAATCGTGGCGAGAGCCGCGAAATAGAGCGACGCCTCCGTGATGCGGGCCACTACCGCGTCGACGGCCCGGAAGCCGCCGACGTCGCGATTCTCAACACTTGTACCGTCGTCGAAAAGACCGAACGGAACATGCTCGAGCGAGCGGCCGAACTCAGCGAGGAGACGGCAGACCTGCTCGTGACCGGTTGTATGGCTCTCGCCCAGGGCGAGTCCTTCGGCGACCTGGATGCGCAGGTACTCCACTGGGAAGCGGTCCCCGCCGCCGTCACGAACGGTGAGTGTCCGACGACGACCCCCGACGCGTCACCCGTTCTCGACGGGGTCGTCGGCATCTTGCCGATCGCCCGCGGCTGTATGTCGGACTGTTCGTACTGTATAACGAAACATGCGACCGGAAAAATCGAGTCGCCGCCGATCGAGGAAAACGTCGAGAAGGCGCGTGCACTGATCCACGCCGGTGCGAAAGAGATTCGCATTACAGGCCAGGATACCGGCGTCTACGGCTGGGACACCGGCGAACGGAAACTGCACACGCTCCTCGAGCGAATCTGTGCCATCGAAGGCGAGTTCCGCGTGCGCGTCGGGATGGCCAACCCAAAAGGCGTCCACGGCATCCGCGAGGAACTGGCAGGAGTCTTTGCAGCCAACGACAAACTATACAACTTCCTGCACGCACCCGTCCAGTCCGGTAGCAACGACGTGCTCGGCGACATGCGCCGCCAACACCAGGTCGGAGAGTACCTCGAGATCGTCGACACGTTCGATTCGGCGCTCGAGGAGTGGACGCTGTCGACCGATTTCATCGTCGGCTTTCCGACCGAAACCGACGAGGACCACGAGCAGTCGATGGAACTCATTCGCCAGACTCGACCAGAAAAGCTCAACGTCACCCGGTTTTCGAAACGACCGGGCACGGATGCAGCCGATATGAAGGGACTCGGCGGAACGATCAAAAAGGAGCGCTCGAAAGCGATGTCGGCGCTCAAGATGGACGTCGTCGGAGACGCCTACGAGTCGATGGTCGGCGAACTTCGCGAAGACGCTCTCGTCGTCGAAGCGGGTACCGGCGATTCGGTCAAATGCCGAGATGGCGCCTATCGACAGCTGATCGTTCGCAACGCGGGCGAGTACGGCCTCGAGCCGGGGGAGTTCGTCGACCTCGAGGTGACGAGTGCGAACACAGTCTACGCCTTCGCCGAACCCAGATAAGTGTGGCTGCGTCCCCTCCCAACCGTCGACCGATGAGTGAAACCGGCAACCGTAATCCGGTTTCACCCATCAGTTCAGGCTCGAGACAGCACCGAGTGATGTGTCACGCCTGAACGAGTGAGTCGAAGCGATAGCGATTGTCAGATTCGGCTCACCAGTCGGCGCTCGACCGAGCGCTGGCCGCTGGTCTGGCTACGTGTCTTCGAATCGGAACTCGACCGCCTGTGCTTCGTCCGGAACGTGTGCGCCCTCGAGGTCGGCGAACGCATCGTGGAGAAGATCGTACGTTTCCTCGAGGGCCTCGACGATCACCGAGGTGTCGCTCAAGACGGGCATGAAATTGGTGTCACCCTCCCAGCGCGGGACGATGTGCGTGTGCAGGTGATCGTCGATTGAGCCCCCCGCCCCATCACCCAGGTTCAAGCCCGCATTGAAGCCGTCTGGCCGGAGTCCAGCCTCGAGGGCCTCGAACGTCCGCTGCTTCAAGCGGCCGTGGTCGAGGAGTACCTCGGCGTCAAGTTCGGCATAGTCACCGGTGTGGACGTGCGGAATAACCATGACATGCCCGGGGTTGTACGGGGCGTTGTTGAGGAGAACGAACGCATGTGTGCTCCGCGCGACGAGGAGATTTTCTCGGTCGGCCCCCCACTCTGGCAGCTCGCAGAAGACGCACGACTCGACCTTCGGGTTCTTGTCTTCGCGTCTGATCCACTCGATACGCCACGGGGCGAACACCTGATCCATACCGAGCGTTCTCGAGGCAGCGGCTTATATACTGTCGACTGCGATCGACCGCGACCGTCTCGAAAGAGCCACACGCAAAATGTAGTAAAACCAAATTAACACGCTGTCACGAAATTCAATTTTTCGTGAAATAATCCAGCAGAAGCGATAATAAACAGTAAAAAACCCTTAGAGACGCCTATACGACCACCGCGGCCCCGTCTGGTGATTTTGTCAACTCATTGCTCGAAATGAAGCAGGGATTTAATAGCTACCTCGCTAGAAGACATATCAATGGCAACGACAGACAACTCATTTAATGGTCTGACCGAGTACTGTGAAGACTGCGAACTGGATACCCTCCACGAAGTGAACGTGCAGATCCGTACCGAGAGCCTGAAGAAAGAAAACGCCCAATTCTCCCGCGAGCCCTACCGCGTGACCGAATGTCAGCGCTGTGGCCACCGCTCGAGCCAGCGGATGAACAACGCGTAATCCCCGCAATCGACCTGCGAGCTACCCCAGCTCGGTCGAGGCCGTTTGTTGCCCTCTCTTTCGATTCGTTCAGCGACTACCGATCTCGAGTCGTCACTTCACAACCGTCTTCAGTGACGATGATCGTGTGTTCTTTCTGACTCACCAGACAGCCGTCGTCTTCTTTCAACACCGGATAGCCGTGGACGACGTTCTTGCGTTTGAGTCGGCGTAGCGCCATCTCCGGCCGGTCGGTCTCGAGCCATCGCGTCGCAAACGGCAGCGTCCGAAACTCCTCGGTGATCTGGTCGAGAGCAGCCCGAGCCTGTCGGTTTCGTACCGAGGCCTCGCGCTCGAGCGAGTAAATCTCCTCGCTTGCACCCTCCGTGACCTTGCCGCCGCCGTCGGTGGCGAACGGTTCGATGGCAACGACGTCACCGACCTCGAGCGTTGCGCCCTGCGCGACGGCGCGGTTCGGAATGTTCGGCGTCGTGTGTTGTTCCCAGTGACCCAGACCGTGACCGGTGAGGTTGACGACGGGGTTGTAACCGTAGCCGTCGATCACGTCTTCGATTTCCGCGCCGATATCGCCGGTGTTGACGCCCGGTTCGACGATGTCGATAGCCGCCTCGAGTGCCTGTTCGGAGGCCTCGGCGAGTTCCGGGTTGCCCGAGAGGTCGACGGTGATAGCTGTATCCGCGAGCCAGCCGTCGATGTGAACGCCGATATCGAGGTTGATCATCTCCTCGCCGAACACCGAGTCGTCGTCGACCGACGGCGTTCTGTGGGCGGCCTCTTCGTCGATCGAGATATTGACCGGAAACGCCGGTTTCCCGCCGAGTTCCCGAATTCGGTTCTCGGCGTATTCGGCCACCTCGAGGTGGCTCACCCCGACCTCGACCCGGTCAGCGGTTTCCGCCCGAACCTGGGCCAGAATCTCACCGGCTTCGCGGTGTTTTTGATACTGTTCCGCCTCGAGGTCGATTTCCGTCTCGCTCATACGTCCCCTTGTAGCGGTCGATAAAAAGAGATTGCGTCACGGTCTCGGGTCCGTCCGCGGAGGACCCGTTCGAACGACGTCGTTCACTCAGGGTCGAATCCGCCAGCCAGCACGTTCAACCCGAACAGCACGCCGGCACCGACTACGAGCCAGCCTGTCGCGACGAGGAAGGCTTCCGTCGACCAGGCCTGATCCTCGGCGATAGTGAACATCGGTGCCGGCGTCGAACCGGCGATCAGGCTCACCAGAAAGACGAGCGTGAGGTTTCGCCGCCAGTCGAGTGCCCGACGAACCACTCGAGCGACCGTCAACAGGCCGACGACGCCACCGGCGATAAACACGACCACGGTGGTACCCGGACCGACCAGTGCCTCGAGCGAGCCACCGCTGGTGAGCGCGGCAAGTCCCGACAGGAAGGCGCTCAGTTCGCCCGAGAGGTAGACGTACTGCCCGAGCAGTATC comes from the Natronosalvus amylolyticus genome and includes:
- a CDS encoding tRNA (N(6)-L-threonylcarbamoyladenosine(37)-C(2))-methylthiotransferase, giving the protein MARYHIETYGCTSNRGESREIERRLRDAGHYRVDGPEAADVAILNTCTVVEKTERNMLERAAELSEETADLLVTGCMALAQGESFGDLDAQVLHWEAVPAAVTNGECPTTTPDASPVLDGVVGILPIARGCMSDCSYCITKHATGKIESPPIEENVEKARALIHAGAKEIRITGQDTGVYGWDTGERKLHTLLERICAIEGEFRVRVGMANPKGVHGIREELAGVFAANDKLYNFLHAPVQSGSNDVLGDMRRQHQVGEYLEIVDTFDSALEEWTLSTDFIVGFPTETDEDHEQSMELIRQTRPEKLNVTRFSKRPGTDAADMKGLGGTIKKERSKAMSALKMDVVGDAYESMVGELREDALVVEAGTGDSVKCRDGAYRQLIVRNAGEYGLEPGEFVDLEVTSANTVYAFAEPR
- a CDS encoding HIT family protein, which codes for MDQVFAPWRIEWIRREDKNPKVESCVFCELPEWGADRENLLVARSTHAFVLLNNAPYNPGHVMVIPHVHTGDYAELDAEVLLDHGRLKQRTFEALEAGLRPDGFNAGLNLGDGAGGSIDDHLHTHIVPRWEGDTNFMPVLSDTSVIVEALEETYDLLHDAFADLEGAHVPDEAQAVEFRFEDT
- the map gene encoding type II methionyl aminopeptidase; its protein translation is MSETEIDLEAEQYQKHREAGEILAQVRAETADRVEVGVSHLEVAEYAENRIRELGGKPAFPVNISIDEEAAHRTPSVDDDSVFGEEMINLDIGVHIDGWLADTAITVDLSGNPELAEASEQALEAAIDIVEPGVNTGDIGAEIEDVIDGYGYNPVVNLTGHGLGHWEQHTTPNIPNRAVAQGATLEVGDVVAIEPFATDGGGKVTEGASEEIYSLEREASVRNRQARAALDQITEEFRTLPFATRWLETDRPEMALRRLKRKNVVHGYPVLKEDDGCLVSQKEHTIIVTEDGCEVTTRDR